A window of the Nocardia sp. NBC_01329 genome harbors these coding sequences:
- a CDS encoding cysteine desulfurase yields MTATLPAFDVARIRADFPILNRTVRDGKPLVYLDSGATAQRPLAVLDAERAFLLESNSAVHRGAHQLSEEATDAYEDARAQIARFVGAAADEIVFTKNATESLNLVTYSFADDRFPYHVGPGDEIVITELEHHANLVPWQELARRTGATLRWYGVTEDGRIDLDSLELSPATKVVAFSHQSNVTGAVAPVAELVRRARAVGALVVLDACQSVPHAPVDFHALDVDYAAFSGHKMLGPSGVGVLYGKRALLAETPPFITGGSMIETVTMEKTTYAPPPQRFEAGVPMTSQVIGLGAAVRYLDEIGMDAVAAHEHTLVDAALTGLGSVPGVRIIGPTENVDRGGAVAFLAEGIHAHDLGQILDDEGVAIRVGHHCAWPLHRRFGIAATARASFALYNTVDEVDKLVAAVRKAQSFFGVA; encoded by the coding sequence ATGACCGCGACCCTTCCCGCCTTCGACGTCGCCCGGATCCGGGCCGACTTCCCGATTCTGAACCGTACGGTCCGGGACGGGAAGCCGCTGGTGTACCTGGATTCCGGGGCTACCGCGCAGCGGCCGCTGGCGGTACTGGACGCCGAACGTGCCTTTCTCCTGGAGAGCAATTCCGCGGTCCATCGCGGTGCGCACCAGCTCTCGGAGGAGGCCACCGACGCCTACGAGGACGCCCGCGCGCAGATCGCGCGGTTCGTGGGCGCCGCGGCCGATGAGATCGTGTTCACCAAGAACGCGACCGAATCGCTGAACCTGGTGACCTACTCGTTCGCCGACGACCGGTTCCCGTATCACGTCGGTCCGGGCGACGAGATCGTGATCACCGAACTGGAGCATCACGCGAACCTGGTGCCGTGGCAGGAGCTGGCCCGTCGTACCGGTGCCACCCTGCGCTGGTACGGCGTGACCGAGGACGGCCGGATCGACCTGGATTCGCTCGAGCTGTCGCCGGCCACCAAGGTCGTCGCCTTCTCCCACCAGTCCAATGTCACCGGTGCGGTGGCGCCGGTCGCGGAACTCGTCCGCCGGGCCCGGGCCGTCGGTGCGCTGGTGGTGCTCGACGCCTGCCAGTCGGTACCGCACGCGCCGGTCGACTTCCACGCGCTGGATGTGGACTACGCGGCGTTCTCCGGGCACAAGATGCTCGGGCCGTCCGGAGTCGGTGTGCTCTACGGGAAACGCGCGCTGCTCGCGGAGACCCCGCCCTTCATCACCGGTGGTTCCATGATCGAAACAGTGACCATGGAGAAGACCACCTATGCGCCGCCGCCGCAGCGATTCGAGGCCGGAGTACCGATGACCTCGCAGGTCATCGGGCTGGGTGCCGCGGTGCGGTATCTGGACGAGATCGGGATGGACGCGGTGGCCGCCCACGAGCACACTCTCGTCGATGCCGCGCTCACCGGGCTGGGTTCCGTACCGGGTGTGCGGATCATCGGCCCGACCGAGAACGTCGATCGTGGTGGCGCGGTCGCTTTCCTCGCCGAGGGGATCCACGCCCACGATCTGGGGCAGATCCTGGACGACGAGGGCGTGGCCATCCGGGTGGGCCACCACTGTGCCTGGCCGCTGCACCGTCGTTTCGGTATCGCCGCGACCGCCCGCGCCTCGTTCGCGCTGTACAACACCGTGGACGAGGTGGACAAGCTGGTCGCTGCGGTGCGGAAGGCTCAGAGCTTCTTCGGGGTTGCCTAG
- the sufU gene encoding Fe-S cluster assembly sulfur transfer protein SufU — protein sequence MRMEQMYQEVILDHYKHPHNRGLREPFGAEVHHVNPTCGDEVTLRVRLGADGAVEDVSYDGQGCSISQASVSVLTDQVIGLPVVEALGVVDSFNEMIGSRGTVEGDEDVIGDGIAFVGVSKYPARVKCALLGWMAFKDAVLRVDGAADSAAAASDTDPSRNGETA from the coding sequence ATGCGTATGGAGCAGATGTACCAGGAAGTGATCCTGGATCATTACAAGCATCCGCACAATCGCGGACTGCGGGAGCCGTTCGGTGCCGAAGTGCATCACGTGAACCCCACCTGCGGCGACGAGGTGACGCTGCGGGTACGGCTCGGTGCCGACGGTGCTGTCGAGGACGTGTCCTACGACGGCCAGGGGTGCTCGATCAGCCAGGCTTCGGTCTCGGTGCTCACCGATCAGGTGATCGGGCTGCCGGTTGTCGAGGCGCTGGGGGTCGTCGACTCGTTCAATGAGATGATCGGCAGCCGGGGGACTGTCGAAGGCGACGAGGACGTCATCGGCGACGGAATAGCCTTCGTCGGCGTCTCGAAATATCCGGCCCGGGTGAAATGCGCGCTGCTGGGCTGGATGGCGTTCAAGGACGCTGTGTTGCGAGTCGACGGCGCGGCCGATTCCGCCGCGGCCGCATCAGATACCGACCCATCACGGAACGGGGAAACAGCATGA
- a CDS encoding metal-sulfur cluster assembly factor, with amino-acid sequence MTDTPATEATAPESAAAPEVELSAEDLAQLADLEEAMRDVVDPELGINVVDLGLVYGLRVEETTAVLDMTLTSAACPLTDVIEDQSRNALVRSGLVDDLKINWVWIPPWGPDKITEDGREQLRALGFTV; translated from the coding sequence ATGACCGACACTCCTGCCACCGAGGCGACCGCGCCGGAGAGCGCGGCCGCTCCCGAAGTCGAACTGTCGGCCGAGGATCTGGCGCAGCTCGCCGATCTCGAAGAGGCGATGCGCGATGTGGTCGATCCCGAACTGGGCATCAATGTCGTGGATCTGGGACTGGTCTACGGGTTGCGGGTCGAGGAGACCACCGCGGTCCTGGATATGACGCTGACCTCGGCAGCCTGCCCACTCACCGATGTGATCGAGGATCAGTCCCGCAACGCCCTGGTGCGCAGTGGCCTGGTCGACGATCTGAAGATCAATTGGGTCTGGATACCGCCGTGGGGTCCGGACAAGATCACCGAGGACGGCCGCGAACAGTTGCGGGCGCTCGGCTTCACGGTCTGA
- a CDS encoding ATP-binding protein gives MNLNTAVLLPWILAPILVLGVAWYAVRAVREQQKRLDVLERELAVREDALEHLAASTLPALSESHRRFDQTAVAPEVPPGLENSRFAQCLRWIIDRVSEELRTVQTETREAVTREMEEQVRTSVSTAERNVRTEADAGRERAETLAREATSAAVRSFGTSVVSLGADVSQVVSSALREHRDDRVYETLIRIDHTVQQMIRQAQSYVIVCGGLPGRRWPAQSLTDVVGGATGRVRDYLRVRPSQLDRIVISRAVEPLVHTLASLIDNALRYSPPTSFVDVTFQEGHHGVTVIVDDAGVRMNAEQMEEARQVLANERSIDIHQLGPAPKVGFPGIAALARRYGFTVYIDGPNAYGGMRAMVYIPEALLVAPKTNQDNDAALPVSAPAPRELAAVPGGQASSVSGSSGNALVGNAVSSGGGAHSATSTGAHAALPVTPEISRPAQRTPSAGETDETESEQRTTVHDITSGGLPRRRRRAAAVPADINDRASGQDDRTEAGQPRPDIAAAWQSGSKSGRAAATEHTEGMTS, from the coding sequence ATGAATCTGAATACCGCCGTGCTGCTTCCCTGGATACTCGCCCCCATATTGGTGCTCGGCGTGGCGTGGTACGCCGTTCGGGCCGTGCGAGAACAACAGAAACGACTCGATGTGCTCGAGCGGGAGCTGGCTGTGCGCGAGGACGCGCTCGAGCATCTCGCGGCCAGTACCTTGCCCGCCCTCTCGGAGTCCCACCGCCGGTTCGACCAGACTGCTGTCGCACCCGAAGTACCTCCGGGACTGGAGAATTCGCGCTTCGCGCAATGCTTGCGCTGGATCATCGACCGCGTCTCCGAGGAACTGCGCACCGTGCAGACCGAGACCCGCGAAGCCGTCACCCGTGAGATGGAGGAGCAGGTCCGTACCTCCGTCTCCACCGCGGAACGCAATGTCCGCACCGAGGCCGACGCCGGCCGCGAACGCGCGGAAACCCTTGCGCGTGAAGCGACCAGCGCCGCGGTCCGCTCGTTCGGCACCTCCGTGGTGAGCTTGGGTGCCGACGTCTCCCAGGTCGTGAGTTCCGCACTGCGTGAACACCGCGACGACCGCGTGTACGAGACGCTGATCCGCATCGACCACACAGTGCAGCAGATGATCCGCCAGGCGCAGTCCTACGTGATCGTCTGCGGTGGTCTGCCCGGTCGCCGCTGGCCCGCCCAGTCGCTCACCGATGTCGTCGGTGGTGCGACCGGTCGTGTCCGTGACTACCTGCGGGTGCGCCCCTCCCAGCTGGATCGCATCGTCATCAGTCGTGCGGTCGAACCGCTGGTGCACACCCTGGCCTCGCTCATCGACAACGCGCTGCGCTACTCGCCGCCGACCTCTTTCGTGGACGTGACCTTCCAGGAAGGTCATCACGGTGTCACCGTGATCGTCGACGACGCCGGCGTGCGGATGAACGCCGAGCAGATGGAAGAGGCTCGGCAGGTCCTGGCCAACGAACGCTCGATCGATATCCACCAGCTGGGCCCGGCCCCCAAGGTCGGTTTCCCCGGTATCGCCGCACTTGCTCGCCGTTACGGGTTCACCGTCTACATCGATGGCCCCAATGCCTACGGCGGTATGCGCGCCATGGTCTACATTCCGGAGGCACTGCTGGTCGCACCGAAGACCAACCAGGACAACGACGCCGCGCTGCCCGTCAGCGCTCCGGCCCCGCGTGAACTCGCGGCGGTGCCCGGAGGGCAGGCCTCGTCGGTATCGGGAAGCTCGGGTAACGCCTTGGTCGGTAACGCCGTATCGTCCGGTGGTGGAGCACATTCGGCGACGAGTACCGGAGCGCATGCCGCGTTACCGGTGACGCCGGAGATCTCCCGCCCTGCCCAACGGACCCCGTCGGCAGGCGAGACCGACGAGACCGAGAGCGAGCAGCGTACGACAGTCCACGACATCACCAGCGGCGGTCTGCCCCGACGCCGACGTCGGGCCGCGGCCGTCCCCGCCGATATCAACGATCGTGCGTCCGGACAGGACGACCGGACCGAAGCGGGGCAGCCCCGCCCCGATATCGCCGCCGCCTGGCAGAGCGGCTCCAAGAGCGGCCGTGCCGCCGCAACCGAACACACCGAAGGGATGACATCCTGA
- a CDS encoding roadblock/LC7 domain-containing protein, with protein sequence MGSPRTVVSDSTNKLGWLLDDLEVPGVRFAVLLSEDGLRIAHSAGIAKDDAERFAAAASGLRSLGKALGEFCGSNGNDVRQNMTEYDQGMIMITAAGEGALLGVATMTDIDVGLIAHRMNELAGRVGHELGSEPRRGAHGGDLQ encoded by the coding sequence ATGGGTTCACCGAGGACAGTGGTATCCGACAGCACCAATAAATTGGGCTGGTTACTGGACGATCTCGAGGTTCCCGGCGTCCGATTCGCCGTTCTGCTGTCCGAGGACGGGCTGCGCATCGCCCATTCGGCGGGTATCGCGAAAGACGATGCCGAGCGATTCGCGGCCGCGGCCTCCGGCCTGCGGTCGCTGGGTAAGGCGCTCGGCGAGTTCTGCGGCAGCAACGGAAACGACGTGCGGCAGAACATGACCGAATACGACCAGGGCATGATCATGATCACCGCGGCGGGCGAGGGCGCGCTCCTGGGTGTGGCGACCATGACCGATATCGATGTGGGCCTGATCGCCCACCGAATGAACGAGCTGGCCGGCCGCGTGGGTCACGAGCTCGGTAGCGAACCTCGCAGAGGCGCACACGGCGGCGATCTGCAATGA
- a CDS encoding DUF742 domain-containing protein: MSRSRRDPDLVRAYVRTGGRSRPTRELGLVTLVLAVGDPAPGSTPDARRVVDVCARGALSIAEVAAYLDLPPSVVTIVVSDLLDSGHLNIPTPAEIMPEIALLEEVLNGLRALPA; this comes from the coding sequence ATGAGCCGGTCGCGGCGTGATCCAGACCTGGTCCGTGCCTATGTGCGGACCGGCGGACGCTCCCGTCCGACCCGCGAACTCGGCCTGGTGACCCTGGTCCTCGCCGTCGGGGATCCAGCGCCGGGCTCCACGCCGGACGCACGCCGGGTGGTCGATGTCTGTGCACGCGGTGCCCTGTCGATCGCTGAGGTCGCCGCCTATCTCGACCTCCCGCCGTCGGTGGTGACCATCGTGGTGTCCGATCTGCTGGACAGCGGACATCTCAATATCCCGACCCCGGCGGAGATAATGCCGGAGATCGCCCTGCTCGAGGAGGTACTCAATGGGCTCCGTGCTCTCCCGGCCTGA
- a CDS encoding GTP-binding protein, with amino-acid sequence MGSVLSRPDRPADYGRAVDYVPETVTRSVKLLVAGNFGVGKTTFVSSVSEIKPLRTEETITEASVGIDDLGGLGSKTQTTVAMDFGRITLNPELALYLFGTPGQQRFIPLWEELAKGALGALVLVDTRRIEKADEVLAVLEERGVPYAVGVNEFEGSNRFPLSEVREALDLTADTPLIALDARDRRTCIKSLITLVEFLFRRLESRL; translated from the coding sequence ATGGGCTCCGTGCTCTCCCGGCCTGATCGGCCCGCGGACTACGGCCGCGCGGTCGACTATGTGCCGGAGACGGTGACCCGATCGGTGAAATTGCTGGTTGCCGGTAATTTCGGCGTCGGCAAGACCACCTTCGTGAGCAGTGTCTCCGAGATCAAGCCGCTGCGTACCGAGGAGACCATCACCGAGGCCAGCGTCGGGATCGACGATCTGGGCGGGCTGGGATCGAAAACACAGACTACGGTCGCCATGGACTTCGGCCGTATCACGCTCAACCCCGAATTGGCCCTGTACCTCTTCGGTACACCGGGCCAGCAGCGGTTCATCCCGCTGTGGGAGGAACTGGCCAAGGGCGCGCTCGGTGCCCTGGTACTGGTGGACACCCGGCGCATCGAGAAGGCCGACGAGGTACTGGCCGTACTCGAGGAACGCGGTGTGCCGTACGCGGTCGGCGTGAACGAGTTCGAGGGTTCGAATCGGTTCCCGCTGTCGGAAGTGCGCGAGGCGCTCGATCTGACTGCCGACACTCCGCTGATCGCCCTCGACGCCCGTGATCGGCGAACCTGCATAAAGTCGCTGATCACGCTCGTCGAGTTTCTGTTCCGCCGATTGGAGTCTCGTCTTTGA
- a CDS encoding cytochrome P450: protein MTTQFSPVPQQQPPFAGCPVVHGDPTGGGGDRFSLFSEEFAGDPHRAYAAMRSRYGSLVPIDLAPDVPATLVIGYDAAVRILNDSDRFPADPRTWQTSIPPDSPVKPMMEWYPNALRNSGDLHQRYRQAYVHAIDGIDLHELHQTVETIAVPLINSFCETGRADLVTQYAFPLVFEVVNRMVGCSLELGERVANGMAALFDTVNAEWGMAHLSEALMELIFQKRSDPGNDVTSRLVHHSAKLDDEEMLSNLISFYGAGVEPQQNLINNTLLLMMTDDRFGGNMLGGALSTRDALDEVLFNDPPMANFCTTYPRQPILVENTWLPAHQPVVISLSACNNDPAIRGADHTGNRSHLAWSIGPHACPAQSPAFVVVQEAIDLLLDALPELELAVAPEELVWRPGPFHRALAALPVVFPPSPPLNLV from the coding sequence TTGACCACGCAGTTCTCTCCGGTTCCACAGCAACAACCTCCATTTGCCGGATGTCCGGTAGTACATGGAGACCCCACCGGAGGCGGCGGCGACCGATTCAGCCTGTTCTCCGAGGAATTCGCCGGTGATCCGCATCGTGCCTACGCCGCCATGCGGAGCCGGTACGGATCTCTGGTCCCCATCGATCTGGCGCCGGATGTCCCCGCCACCTTGGTGATCGGTTACGACGCGGCTGTCCGGATCCTCAACGATTCCGACCGGTTCCCGGCTGATCCACGGACCTGGCAGACGAGTATTCCGCCCGATTCACCGGTCAAGCCGATGATGGAGTGGTACCCGAATGCCCTGCGCAACAGCGGCGATCTGCACCAGCGCTACCGCCAGGCCTACGTGCACGCGATCGACGGGATCGATCTGCACGAATTGCATCAGACGGTGGAGACGATCGCGGTTCCGCTGATCAACTCCTTCTGTGAGACCGGTAGAGCCGATCTCGTCACGCAGTACGCTTTCCCGCTCGTATTCGAAGTGGTCAACCGGATGGTCGGTTGCTCGCTCGAATTGGGCGAGCGGGTCGCCAACGGTATGGCCGCGCTCTTCGACACGGTCAACGCCGAATGGGGGATGGCCCACCTCAGCGAAGCGTTGATGGAACTCATCTTCCAGAAACGTTCCGATCCGGGCAACGATGTGACCTCCCGGCTGGTGCACCACTCGGCGAAACTCGACGACGAGGAGATGCTGTCCAATCTGATCAGCTTCTACGGCGCCGGGGTGGAACCCCAGCAGAACCTGATCAACAACACGCTGCTGCTGATGATGACCGACGACCGGTTCGGCGGGAACATGCTCGGCGGTGCGTTGTCGACCCGCGACGCGCTGGACGAGGTGCTTTTCAACGACCCCCCGATGGCCAACTTCTGCACCACCTACCCGCGGCAGCCGATTCTCGTGGAGAACACCTGGCTGCCGGCCCACCAGCCGGTGGTGATCAGCCTGTCCGCGTGCAACAACGATCCGGCCATCCGGGGTGCCGACCATACGGGCAACCGGTCCCATCTGGCCTGGAGTATCGGTCCGCACGCCTGCCCCGCGCAGTCCCCGGCGTTCGTGGTGGTCCAGGAGGCGATCGACCTCCTGCTCGATGCGTTGCCCGAACTGGAACTGGCGGTGGCGCCGGAAGAACTCGTCTGGCGTCCCGGCCCCTTCCACCGGGCGCTGGCGGCCCTGCCGGTCGTCTTTCCGCCTTCTCCGCCGCTGAATCTCGTATAA
- a CDS encoding cytochrome P450 family protein, which produces MERELIVLDMAGADTQGESARLRVQGPAALIELPGNVPAWSITDAAVLKSLLADPRVSKDPRRHWTAFVNGEITQDWPLLPWIAVENMFTAYGADHRRLRKLVSPAFTHRRTTALRPRVEALIGELLDKLAAVPAGQVVDLRESYAYPVPIQVITELLGVPETLEAGLRVCVDRYFDTTIDQAGAQANFVEMYGLVTELVAYRRDTPGDDITSVMITSRDEDGSQLTEKQIVETLMLVINAGHETTVNLLDQAIVALLAHPQQRAAALAGEVSWSEVVEETLRYEAPVAHLPLRYAVEDIEIDNLRIGKGEAILASYAAAGRDPKVHGATAEFFDVTRAVKDHVSFGHGAHHCIGAPLARMEGELALPALFRRFPDIRLAVDVSELRPVVSFVSNGHQELPVYLGRSR; this is translated from the coding sequence TTGGAACGCGAACTCATCGTCCTGGACATGGCCGGTGCGGATACCCAGGGAGAATCCGCACGGTTGCGTGTCCAGGGTCCTGCCGCGCTGATCGAACTGCCGGGTAACGTCCCGGCGTGGTCGATCACGGACGCGGCGGTCCTGAAGAGTCTGCTGGCCGACCCACGTGTGTCCAAGGATCCGCGCCGCCACTGGACGGCGTTCGTGAACGGCGAGATCACCCAGGATTGGCCGCTGCTGCCGTGGATCGCGGTGGAGAACATGTTCACCGCCTACGGTGCCGACCATCGCCGGCTGCGCAAGCTGGTCTCTCCGGCGTTCACCCACCGGCGGACCACGGCGCTACGGCCGCGTGTGGAAGCGCTCATCGGCGAACTGCTCGACAAGTTGGCCGCCGTGCCGGCCGGTCAGGTCGTCGACCTGCGTGAAAGCTACGCTTATCCGGTCCCGATCCAGGTGATCACCGAACTGCTCGGGGTCCCCGAGACACTGGAAGCGGGTCTGCGGGTCTGCGTCGACCGATATTTCGACACCACGATCGATCAGGCCGGGGCGCAGGCGAATTTCGTCGAGATGTACGGTCTGGTCACCGAACTGGTCGCCTATCGGCGCGATACTCCCGGCGACGACATCACCAGTGTGATGATCACCAGCCGGGACGAGGACGGTTCGCAGCTCACCGAGAAGCAGATCGTCGAGACCCTGATGCTGGTCATCAACGCCGGCCACGAGACGACGGTCAACCTGCTCGATCAGGCCATTGTCGCGCTGCTCGCCCATCCGCAGCAGCGGGCGGCGGCCCTGGCCGGTGAGGTGAGCTGGTCGGAGGTGGTGGAGGAGACGCTGCGCTACGAAGCCCCGGTCGCGCATCTGCCGCTGCGGTATGCCGTGGAGGATATCGAGATCGACAACCTGCGGATCGGCAAGGGCGAGGCGATCCTCGCCTCCTACGCTGCGGCCGGCCGCGACCCGAAGGTCCACGGCGCCACCGCCGAGTTCTTCGACGTGACTCGGGCGGTGAAGGATCATGTGTCGTTCGGGCACGGGGCGCACCATTGCATCGGGGCGCCGCTGGCGCGGATGGAAGGTGAACTGGCCCTGCCCGCGCTGTTCCGGCGCTTCCCGGACATTCGTCTGGCGGTGGATGTGAGCGAACTGCGTCCGGTGGTCAGCTTCGTTTCAAACGGTCACCAGGAATTGCCGGTGTACCTGGGCCGAAGCCGGTAG
- a CDS encoding cytochrome P450 translates to MPMYSEEFAADPHKMYREMRQRFGSLAPVELAPGVPATLVIGYHTALRILNDPEHFPADPRVWQRGVPEDCPVLPMMEYRPNPLRTVGNDRIRYRSAAVSAIGEVDMHELHSTIEKIAVTLINSFCRDGYCDVVGQYASPLIFATLNAMLGCPPELGHRAARGLAAMFDTVHAAEGNATQADALLELARLKRVQPGDDITTRLVQHAVQLSDEETRQQLALLYGAGTEPPQNLIVNTLLLMLTDERFAANVLDGSLSTRDALDEVLFNDPPMANYCISYPRQPMLIDGIWLPAHQPVLISMTACNNDPAIKSGGLTDNRSHLAFSVGQHSCPARSVALLVVQDAIDQLLDVIPEMELAVPAAELRWRPGPFHRALVSLPVTFPECPPIRTTGH, encoded by the coding sequence ATGCCTATGTATTCGGAGGAGTTCGCCGCCGACCCGCACAAGATGTACCGGGAGATGCGGCAGCGCTTCGGATCGCTGGCTCCGGTGGAGCTGGCGCCTGGGGTACCGGCCACCCTGGTGATCGGGTATCACACCGCTTTGCGAATCCTCAACGATCCGGAGCACTTTCCCGCAGACCCGCGGGTATGGCAGCGCGGAGTACCCGAGGACTGCCCGGTGCTACCGATGATGGAGTACCGGCCCAATCCGCTGCGCACGGTCGGCAACGACCGGATCCGCTACCGCTCGGCCGCGGTATCGGCGATAGGCGAGGTGGATATGCACGAGTTGCATTCCACCATCGAGAAGATCGCGGTCACACTGATCAATTCGTTCTGTCGCGACGGCTACTGCGATGTGGTCGGCCAGTACGCCTCGCCTCTGATCTTCGCCACCTTGAACGCCATGCTGGGCTGTCCGCCGGAACTCGGGCATCGCGCGGCCCGCGGCCTGGCCGCGATGTTCGATACGGTTCATGCGGCCGAGGGCAATGCCACCCAGGCCGACGCGCTGCTGGAATTGGCGCGCCTCAAACGGGTTCAGCCCGGCGACGACATCACCACCCGGCTGGTGCAGCATGCGGTGCAGCTGAGCGATGAGGAGACGCGGCAGCAGCTGGCGCTACTGTACGGCGCGGGTACCGAACCACCGCAGAACCTGATCGTGAACACGCTGCTGCTGATGTTGACCGACGAGCGGTTCGCGGCGAATGTGCTGGACGGGAGTCTGTCGACCCGGGATGCGCTGGACGAGGTGCTGTTCAACGATCCACCGATGGCCAATTACTGCATCAGCTATCCCCGGCAGCCGATGCTGATCGACGGTATCTGGTTGCCGGCTCATCAACCGGTGCTCATCAGTATGACCGCGTGCAACAACGACCCGGCCATCAAATCCGGTGGGCTCACCGACAACCGCTCACATCTGGCCTTCAGCGTGGGCCAGCACAGTTGTCCGGCCCGGTCGGTAGCGCTGCTGGTCGTGCAGGACGCCATCGACCAGCTGCTGGACGTGATACCCGAGATGGAGTTGGCGGTGCCGGCCGCTGAGCTGCGGTGGCGGCCGGGCCCGTTCCATCGGGCGCTGGTATCGCTGCCGGTCACCTTTCCCGAGTGTCCGCCGATTCGGACGACCGGGCACTGA
- a CDS encoding cytochrome P450 — MNIDSLSVSPAAPRDFAGPRVSLYSDEYAADPHRTYREMRQRFGSLAPVELAPGVPATLVIGYHAALRILHDPEHFPADPRVWERNIPADCPIRPMMEWRPNPIRSAGSDHKRYRSAAAAALGKIDLHRLHATVEQVAVPLINSFCEVGHCDVVSQYALPVMFSTLNATLGCSPDISRRAATGMAAMFDTVDAEAGSRMLSEALLELTRIKRAEPSDDVTSWLVEHPVRLDDEEMLHQLVTLYGAGIEPVQNLVANTLLLMLTDDRFAANVLDGSLSTRDALDEVLFNDPPMANYCISYPRQPILIDDVWLPAHQPVMISMAACNNDPAIRTGDVTDNRSHLAFGTGPHGCPARPVAVLIVQDAIDQLLDAIPELELAVPVSELRWRPGPFHRALAALPVTFPKSPPISLAGIR; from the coding sequence TTGAATATCGACAGTCTTTCCGTATCACCCGCAGCGCCCCGAGACTTCGCCGGTCCGCGCGTTTCCCTGTACTCGGATGAATACGCGGCCGATCCGCACCGGACCTATCGGGAAATGCGGCAGCGCTTCGGATCACTGGCTCCGGTGGAGCTGGCGCCGGGGGTACCGGCCACCCTGGTGATCGGTTATCACGCCGCGCTACGGATCCTGCACGATCCGGAACATTTTCCGGCCGATCCGCGCGTATGGGAGCGCAACATTCCCGCTGATTGCCCGATTCGGCCGATGATGGAATGGCGTCCCAACCCGATTCGCAGCGCGGGCAGTGACCACAAGCGCTATCGTTCGGCGGCCGCCGCGGCGCTCGGCAAGATCGATCTGCACCGGCTGCACGCCACCGTCGAGCAGGTCGCGGTTCCACTGATCAACTCGTTCTGCGAGGTCGGGCACTGCGATGTGGTCAGCCAGTACGCGTTACCCGTCATGTTCTCCACTTTGAACGCCACGCTCGGCTGCTCGCCCGATATCAGCCGGCGGGCGGCCACCGGGATGGCAGCGATGTTCGATACGGTGGACGCCGAGGCCGGTAGTCGGATGCTGTCCGAGGCGTTACTCGAACTGACCCGGATCAAGCGCGCCGAGCCGAGCGACGATGTCACCAGCTGGCTGGTGGAACATCCGGTGCGGTTGGACGACGAAGAGATGCTGCACCAGCTCGTGACGCTGTACGGGGCGGGAATCGAACCGGTGCAGAACCTCGTCGCGAACACCCTGCTGCTGATGCTGACCGACGACCGGTTCGCGGCGAACGTGCTGGACGGAAGTCTGTCGACCCGAGACGCGCTGGACGAGGTGCTGTTCAACGATCCGCCCATGGCCAACTACTGCATCAGCTATCCGCGCCAGCCGATTCTGATCGACGATGTCTGGTTGCCGGCACACCAGCCGGTGATGATCAGCATGGCCGCCTGCAACAACGATCCGGCGATCCGTACCGGCGATGTGACCGACAATCGATCCCATCTGGCATTCGGTACCGGTCCGCACGGCTGCCCGGCCCGTCCGGTGGCGGTGCTCATCGTGCAGGACGCGATCGATCAGCTGCTGGATGCCATACCCGAACTGGAGCTGGCTGTGCCGGTCTCGGAACTGCGGTGGCGGCCCGGACCGTTCCACCGAGCCCTGGCCGCGCTCCCGGTGACCTTTCCCAAGAGCCCCCCGATCAGCCTGGCCGGTATTCGATAG